GTGGCGCCCTGGGGGATGCGGCCCGTCCAGACGAGCCGGTTGCCGGACTCGCCCAGGTCCAGGTCCGCCTCGGCCCCATCCACGAGGAAGCTCAAGTCGGACAGGAGCACCTGGGACTTGTCCACCTCGATGGGGAAGATGAAGGCCACGTCGATGTCATGACCCTCGCGGTTGACGGCGGCGTAGTCGGCCGAGAGGGTGAAGTCGAAGCCGGAGAAGTAGCGCAGGCCGCGCTTGCGGTAGTTCATCCCCGCCTGCACCTGCACGTGCTGTTGAGCGAAGGGCAGGGGCTTGAGCTCGGTGAAGAGGGTGCCGCTCTGCACGTAGCGCAGCGAGGGCGCGGGCTGCACGACGGGAGCACCCCAGCGCTCCATGACGCCCCGCTCCAGCTCCGAGCTGGCGAAGTCCGTCCGGTCCACCATCTGGCTGGAGATGACGGTGGTGGCGAAGAGGACGATGGCGAGGCTGCCGAGGACGTGGTGACGGATGAGCCACGCGCCGGCGCGTCGGACGAGGCTCGGGGCCGGTCGCGGAGGAGGAGAAGGAGGTGGCGTGTCGAGGATCATGGAGCCGGAGAGTGGACCTCCGGCGTGCAACCCGGATGGGGGAGCCGTGCACCCGCCGAGGAATGTTCGTGCAGAATTCGTGGCGGCGCCGGGGATAGGCTGCCGGCCATGCGCATCGCCTTCCTCAGCCGGAGCTCCGATGACCGTCCATTCGCCGAGCGCCTCGCCGCGAAGCTGACGGCCCACGAGGTGGTCTTCCGGGGACGAGCCAGCCGCTGGACCTGGAGAGGGTCGAGGCGATCATGACGGAGGGTGGCGTCATCGATCGGGACGTGCTCGGGGCCTCGTCCGTGGGCTTCGTGCAGACGATTGGCACGGGCTACGAGACCCGGGGGGCGAGACCGGACTTCCTCCTCAATGCGCCCCCCCAGGCCCCGCAAGAACCTGTCTTGAGTGCTCCGCGTGGATTCATGACGCGACCCCTGGTAGCCCTGCTGCTGCTCCTATTCCTCGTGGGTTGTGGTAGTGCAACGCGAGGCTTCCGCCCCACTACCAGTCAGCACACGTTTCGTTACTCTGGGATGTATGGGAATGCGCCTGCCCAGGGCACTTCCAACGGGGGCTTGAGTCAGGGCATTCCGCGTGCCGTGCTCCGGTTCGTGCCACAAGGCGCCATGACCGCAGCGGAAGCAGGAACTGCCACTGCGACGGGAAATGCCTTCGTGGCAGGCGGTGCTGTAGTTGTGGCAGGCAGTAGCGTTGTCCTGGTCTGCTTGACCGTCAAGGCGGCCTTGAACGGGATGCAGACGCCGATCGACATCGCAGACACGTTTTACGGCACGCACTTCGGCGATCTTCAAGGCTGGTTCCAAGGCTGCTACGCCCCCAAAGCCACGGTGGCCCCGGGAGAATCTACGCCCACGTTTGATGTCAAGCCTTTATCCGAGCCGCATGCGCTTCCCACTCCTCGGCGAAGTCCAGAAGCGCATGAAGGTGGGGATAAGACGAGTTGGGGCCGCATCTATGCGACCTACACGAAGTACAATCCCCAGACCGGACGCTACTACGCAGGGCGCACCAGCATGGTGGTCGACTTGAACAAGCCTCTTCGCCCGCAGGCAGTGGCAGCCATCAACGCACGAGATTCAAACCACCACATCGACGAAAACGATGAGCCGGAGGTCTCTAGATTCCGGCCGGCCTTGTTGGACCAGTTCGATGTCGGAACCTCCATCGGCTATGAGAACAGATATACCGACGTTGCCTACTGGCGAATCCGTGGAAGAGAACAGCAATTGATCGATTCCCTTGGGGGCGCCCAATCCGACACTCATCCGCCATATCGAACTGAAAACGTCCAGCGCGGCGTGGCAAAAGACAATCCGCTGGGCAGGTTGTTCCACGACGCCGCGACGAAACAATGGGGCCAACTCCATCCCTACACTGGAACTTGAGAAATGCGCAAACAGAAGCACACAACAGGATCATTCGTCAGGATCGTCCTCGCCGATGGCTCTTTTGCCTATGCAAGGCTGCTCGAGTCCCCGTACGCGGCTTTCTATAACTACAGAACTACAAGTCCGGACTCTGATCTGGACAGGATTGCGTCAAGCTCCATCCTCTTCAGAATTGCCATCCGCCATCTGGCCCTGAATGCGTGGGAGGTCATTGGGCGGAGGGATCTTGAGGAGCAATTGACCCAGCCTGTCGTTCAGTTCATGCAGGACCTGGGGGACTTCCGGCGCTGTAACATCTTCGACACCGCTGGCCATGAGAGAGCCGCCGAGCCCCAGGAATGCGTGGGGGTTGAGCGGGCGGCGGTCTGGGAGCAGGAGTCAGTTGAGGAACGCCTGCTGGACACCTTCCTGGGACGGCCCAATGCCGATGAGGAGCACCTGAAAGTACGTTTGCACTGAGCCGGGTCGCCTTGAGCGACTCTCCGTTACCTTGGTGATTTTCTCATTAATCTTGATTTGATGGGTGGAGAGGTGTATCAAGCGGTGGGCCTCCGCCGCTACTCCTCACTGATCGTCATCGCGTGGCCCGCCTTCTTCGGTGTGCGTCAACGCTGTCGGAATCGGGAGAGAGTGACTCATGAAGATCGACCGATGGGCCCGGTGGGCGCCTGTCTTCGCCATGACCTTGTCGGCCTGGGGGATGTGCCGCCCCGCGGTGGCCCTGGCGGCTGGACTCACCTGGCCCGCGAATCAGGTGCTCCCGTCCTTCACCGCGCCCGCGGCGACGCTGGACGTGATGGACCTGACCGCCGCCAATGCCGACGAGGCGGCGCTCTTCACGACTCTCAAGGGGCTCGTCAACAGGACCCAACCCCGCATCTTCACGTACGACACCGCCGTGCGCGGCCAGGATGGCAAGTACGGTTGGCTCAATTCCCTGGGGCTCGGCTACACGGACGTCGCCGACAACTGGAGCCTCTTGAGCAAGTACAGGAGCGAGGTCGCGGGTATCGTCGTCTACGACACCGCGGTGCCCGACACGCTGAACCTGGCCACCACCATCGCGGGTCTGGGCAATGGCGTCGTCGCTTCCCCGGCACTGGTCGCCCGGCTGACGTCCGCTCCCTACAACCTGCCCATCCTGGTGGATCTGCGCGGCCGGTTCACCACGAAGCTCCAGGTCTACCAGTACCTGTATGACAACTACTGGTCCCAGGTGACGCACCGGGTGATCATCGGGCTCGCGCCGGACATCAAGGGCTTCCTGCGGGACTACGCCACCGCCACGAAGATGGCCGTCGTGTGGCTGGATCCCCGGGTCGCCGCGGAGGATTCGCTGCTCAGGAAGTTCCTGGTGGCCATGCCCTACGGCAGCGGGGGCATCTACATGGGCTGGTGGCCGGAAGAGGCCTCGGGCGTCCAGCGCGTCTCCGAGTACGGCATCTCCACGGTGGCCAGTGACTTCGCCTCGAACCTGACGGTGTTCGGCGGGACGTCCCGGACGGTGAACGTCAAACCCGTTCCCAACAAGCCCACCCTGAACAACAAGATCTACATCACGCTCATCCTGAGCGATGGGGACAACCTGCAGTACGTGGAGCATCTCTTCAAGAAGTTCTGGGACAGCCCCGCCCGGGGACAGGTGCCCATCGGGTGGACCATCTCGCCCGCCATGCTGGATGCCATGCCCGGCGTGCTGAACTACCTGTACGCCACCGCCACGCCCAATGACAACCTCATCTCGGGCCCCACCGGACTGGGCTACACCTATCCCAACTACTGGGGGAACGCGTCCCACCTGGACAACTACGTGTCGCTGACCGGCGATTACATGAACCGCTCGGGGTTGAAGGTCCTCACCGTGTGGAACAAGATCGACGGCGCCACGAACACGAACGTGGGCAACTCCTTCGCGTACAACGCGCCGGCCCTGCTGGGGTTGACCGCGCAGAACGCGGGCGGCGGCATCACGGTGTACAACAACGTCATGCCGAGCCAGGGCCTCAATGCCACGTACTGCCCGACGGAGAGCTCGATGATCTCGGAGATCAACAAAGCCATCTCCGGCTGGAACGGCACGTCTCCCCGGTTCGTCAGCATCCAGGCCAATCCGTGGGAGGGCAACAGCGTCCAGAGCTTCGTCAACGTGGTGAACGCCTTCAAGGGCAACGGCAACCTCGTCTTCGTGCGGCCGGACAACTACTTCCAGCTCATGCGCGAGTCCTACCTCCTGCCCACGGACCCCTCCACGGTGGTGAAGACGTACGAGGCGGAGACGACGAGCTATGCCGCCTCGCCCTTCTCTCACACGGTCGGCCGCTCGAGCGACAATGGCTGGACGGCGAACGTCTCCCAGGACAACGCCGGCATGATGCTCTACGGCCCCTATGTCTCGACCTTCCCGGCCGGGCCGCTCTCCACCACGTTCAAGATGAAGATCGACGTCAATACCGGCAACAACGACCACGTCGTGACGCTCGACATCCGGGATGCCACCACGGCGCAGGTGTTGACGTCGTTCGACGTCTACCGCCACCAGTTCAAGGCCTCTGGTGTCTATCAGGACTTCAGCCTGACCTATGAGAACGTCGCTGGCCATCAGCTCGAGTTCCGGGCCGACTACAAGGACCAGGCGGCCATCAACATCGACAAGGTCACCACGACGACCCGCCTCGGCCAGTACGAGGCGGAAGGGGCCGTGGTGGCGCATCACGCCGGACGCTCGAGCGGCGACGGCTGGCAGGCCTCACCCTCGCTCGACGCGGCCGGGCACATGGTCTACGGCCCCTATGACGCCCAGGTGCCGGTTGGAAACCGCAAGGTGACGTTCCGGGTGAAGACGGACAACAACTCGCTCGGTGCCCAGGTGGTCGCGACCGTGGACGTGAGGGACAACACCACGGGGACCGTTCTGGCCAGCATGGACCTGACGTCGCAACAGTTCGCCGCCGCCCACCAGTACCAGGACTTCCGCCTGAGCTTCCCCCAGACGGTGCTCAACCGCGTCCTCGAATACCGGGTCCACTTCCCCAAGACCGCGACGATCACCGTCGACAAAATCACGCTCCACTGAGCATGGAACACGTCGTGTCGGCCGGGGCGAAGCCGCGCAGGGTTGTCTCCGCCGCGCGGATCGCCCGCAGGGCGGTGGTGACATCCTCGGCCCCGTCCACCTGACGGAGGGACTCGTTGAACGCCCGGCCCACGGGCGTCTGTCCCACGAAGTCCTCGAGGAAGTGGGGGACGCCGGCCACCACCGGGAGCGCTGGCTCCGGATGGGCGAGCAGCATGTCCACCGGCACGAGCCTGACGGAGTTCGTGTGCCTGGGCGTCTCGTTCAGCATCATCCGACACTGAGTTTCCACCAACGCCCCCAGCTCCGCCTCGGCTCCGGGCGGCAGGGCGAGCACCGAGGCGAGGCTCGTGGTCAGCCTCTCCCCGAGTGCTCCCGCGTCATGGAGCCAGTGCGAGGGCGGAAACCGCGCGCGCAGGGCCTCGGCCGTGTCCCGGAGGAAGCGGCGCTCCAGCTCGCCCGCGTCCGGTGCGCTCCGGCCGAGCCACTCCAGCCGATCCACCAGGAAGGCGAGGAAGGTGCGGACCTGCCGCAAGCAGCGCAGCACCTCACACCCGACGACTGGTCGGGAATCCCCCGGGTCCAGCGACTCGGGCAGCTTGCCCGGCGTGGCGAGCACACCGAGGAAGGGGCCTCCAAAGATGACGGGTGTCTCCAAATCCAGGAACCGGCCATCCGCAGTGAAGTTGTTGTGGAAGGAGCCCCAGTAGACGCCCGCGTGGAAGAACCGCTCGAAATGGCGGACCAGCCGTTCGGTGGCGTGCTCCAGGTGTCGTGCAATCACTTCCGGGGTGAGGTCGCCAGGGCGCGGTTCCGGCTGGGAGGGGCCCCCCAGGTACCGAGCCATCCTCGAGAACAGCTCGATGAGGAACGGGGCGCCGCACCGCCATTGCGAAAGCGCCCAGGTGAAGTTGGACATGCGCGCGAACCCCGCCTCCTTGACGGTGATGGCCTGAAGCCGTCGATCCGCTGGGGCGAGGTGGTGCGGCTCCCAGCCGGGAAGGAGCGACGCGACGTAGCGCTCGGCCTCCGGTGGCAACGGCGCGAGGAGCAACCCCTCGCACCGCACGAGGGTCTCGCCCGCCTGGAGCCCCTCCAGATAACAGCTCGCGAGGTACTCCCTCGCGGCGGCGGAGGGCAGCAGGTGCCCGCTGTTGTGGTAGCTGTCCTCGGGGTCGCTCCAGTTCGCCGCGAGCAGGGTGCGACCCACGCCCTTCAGGTACTTGCCGGCGTGGACACCCGCCCGGCCCGCTCCCAGCCGGCGGGCCACGTTGTTGTCCGCGTTGGTCTGGAGGTCCGCGTACAAGAGTTCCGCTTCCCGCCGCGGCGGCGCCGAGAATCCGAAGGGGCCGATGCGGCCCAGGTCGACCTGGACGGCGCACCGGGCATGGCGCGCGTGTAACGGAGTGAATCCCGCGGGCGCGACCGGAACGGGGACCATCCAGGGGTCCGCCGGGTGGCTGGAAGGGCTCGGGTGGTTCGAAGACAAGGTCTACTCCTCCGGGGGCTCCGGGCGGTCCGCTAATTGAGGACGAACAAATCCCGTGGCTCGGCTCCCACGGGGGCAATGCGCTCCGCCTGCTCGATGAGCCGCGACACTTCTCCGTGCTCCTCGCGCTGGAATGCACGCGCGATGGCCCGCCGGGTCTCCTGGGACACGCTGTCGAAGTCCATGGCCGAGACGCGCTGCAGGGCGTGGTAGCGCGAGCTCTCGGGGGAGGGCACGGCTTCTGGCGGAAGCGGGACGACGTTGGCGTTCACGAAGCGGAAGTCGGGCTGGCGCTCCCTCGGGCTCGCGGGAGGCTCATTCCGCGCGCCGAACACGAGCCCGCTGTCCGAGTCCTCCTTGATCTTGGTGAACATCACGAGTCCCAGGTCGTGCATCAGCTGCTGCTTCCACTTCTCCTGGAAGGAGACCGGAGCGGCCAGCTTCTGGGGTTCATAGACAATCTCCTCGGCGGCCAGGAAGGACAGCCAGAGCCGGGCGTACTCGCGCTGGGTGGCGCCATAGCTCAGCTCGTGCGCGAGCCACTTGCGGATCTGCGGGCTCCTGCGCAGGTCCTGCACACTGAAACCATTGAAGACGCCCGAGCAATAGAACCGGGCGAGTTGGCCGAAGAAGTCGGGGCGCTGCGCGTCCCAGGCCGGGCAGAACCGGCGGTATTCGGAGACGTTGCGCTCGTGATAGCTGACCGTGAGGGTGGTGATCGTGGTGCCCACCGGTATCCGCTCGACGAGGTCGAAGGTCGAGAGGTACCAGTAGTCGAGCGCGACCGCGGCGGCCTCCGTCAGCAGATGACAGAAGACGAAGTCCTCGATGTTGTCGCGGAGGATGGGGCCGGTATCGAACCGGACCCAGGGGGCGAGCACGGCGATGACCTCCGCGGACCAGCAGTGCAGGTAGTCGTGCGCGGCGAACAGCACCTCCCGGACGAGGTTGTCGTTGTCGTTGAAGTCCCGGGCGGAGCGGTGCGGAGCGGCGAGCCAGTACGAGAGGGCCGAGTTGTTCGCGTAGAAGACGCTCCGCAGGAAGGGGTTGAAGCCCGCCAGGGACACCGGAACGATGCGCTCGTAGTACCACCGCTGGTCGATGGCGCGCGGCACGAACCGCACCAACGGATCCGAGAGCATCCGGCGCACGATGGGGAGCCGCACGAGAGACTCGGGATGGGGCTCGGAAGGAGTGAAGACGGGAGCAGCGCTGAGCATGAGGACCTGCCGCGGGGCGGCGGCGCGGTCAGGCGCCGCCGCTCCTCGAGGGTGATGGAGGGGAACTGGCCCGCGGGGAAGGGGCTCATCAGACGAAGCCCCTCCCCCGGTGCCAGGGGGCTCAACCCACTTCGACCCGGTTCCCCTTGTTGTCCTCGAGGAGGATCCTGCCGCCCGAGACCAGGGCCAGATCCTCCAGGGTCAACTGCTTGCCCTCCAGAGCCTCCTGCTCCGTCGGGTGCTTCACGTCCTGCGACTGCGTCTGCTCCGTCTTCTGATTCATGACCGACTCCCTACCGCTCTGGCGCATGGGTACCGGTGAGTGACCACGGCGCCATCGCGGCCACTCATCACGATGGAATAGAGGCTGGCTGTTTGTGATGGCTCGAAGGTGACGCGCCGGAAGAAGCCGCTGATGCCGAGGCATTTGCCTTCCCCGTCGCCAACCAGGCACGACCCTCGAGACGCACCAGGAACGCGGCGCCGGGCATGGGGATGGAAATGCCACGGGGTGGCGGCACGCTCAGGCGCCACCACCCCGTTTGGGTGCCAATGACAGAGGGGGAACCGGCCCGGGGGAGGCCGCCATGCGACGTGCCTCCCCCGGTGCGAGGGGGCTCAACCCACCTCGATCCTGTTCTTGCAGCTGTCCTCGAGCACGATCTTACCGCCCGAGACCAGGGCCAGATCCTCCAGGGTCAGCTGCTTGCTCTCCAGGGTCTGCTGCTCCGTCGAGTGCTTCGTGTCCTGCGACTCGGTCTGCTCCATCTTGCGATTCATGGCTGGACTCCTACGGCTCTGGCGCTTGGGTGAGGAGTGAGCGCGGCGCCATCGCGGCCACTCCGCTACGATGGATGGAGGACGGGACATTTGTGATGGCCGGCCAGGTGCTCCGCCCTCTTCTTCGTGGTGTATACGTGGGGGGGTGCCAGACGAACCGACGATGGAGCCACGTTCCCCGAGCGTCGATGAAGAGCGGAACCAGCGCTTCCGGCCCTTCTTCACGGCGATCGGGTTCATCTGTGTCGGCCTGGGGATGCTCGGCGCGTTCCTGCCGCTGCTTCCCGCGACGCCCTTCCTGCTCCTGGCGTTGTGGGCGTTCTCGCGCAGCTCGCCCCGCTTCCATCACTGGCTGTACACGCATCCGCACTTCGGGTCTCGGCTCCAGGAGTGGAACCAGTACGGCACCGTGCCGGTGAAGGTGAAGGCGAGCGCGATCTCCGCCATGGGGGTGAGCTTCGCGCTCATGGCCTTCGTCCTGCGTGTGAAGTGGCCCGTGCTGGCCCTCTCCGGGTCGCTGATGCTCGTCGGGGCGGCGTACATTCTCAGTCGCCCCAGCCGTCCACCCGGCTGAGCGCTCGGCTAGAGGGCTCGCTCCATCCGGAAGTTGCGCAGCACCTCCCCGGCGACGGGCACGTCCTGTGCCGCGAGGACCGTGAAGCCGCGGCGCTCGAAGAACGGCCGGGCGGTGAGGCTGGCCTCGGTGTAGAGGCGCTCGAGGCCCGCCACCTTCGCGCGGGCCAGGATGTGCTCGAACAGCGCGGAGGCGACGCCCCGTCCCTGATGGTCCGCGTGGACGAACAGCATGTCGATGTGGCCATCGGGCTCCAGGTCGCTGAAGCCGGCGATCTGTCCGCCCACCTCGGCGACGAAGGTCGGCCTGGCCGCCAGGCGCTCGAGCCAACGCTCCCGGTCCATCCGCTCGGCCCAGGCCCGTACCTGGGCCTCGGTGTAGTCGCGCCGTGCCACCTGGAGCACCGCGGTGCGGAACAGGGCCATCAGGGCGTCCACGTCCGTGGGGCGGTAGTCGCGCACGACGATGGCGGGGGAGGTCTGATCCATGGGCGGGGCCTCACATCGATGAGCCTGGGCGACAGCTTCGGCGGTGATTCTTGCGTGGAGCGAAAGACTGACTTGAAAGAGAAGCGCATTCTTCCGCGAGGGAAGGGGAAATAGATCAGTCCTCGTCAACACCACCCCGGAGAATCGAAATGTCCGCTACCCCGTCGACCCGCCTTCCCGTCACCCACCATCGGACCACGAAGGTCGAGGGCTTGGAGATCTTCTATCGCGAGGCGGGTCCGGCCGATGCGCCCGTGGTCGTGCTGCTGCACGGCTACCCCAGCTCGTCGCACATGTACCGCAATCTGATCCCCGCGCTCGCGGATCGCTACCATGTGATCGCACCCGATCTTCCCGGCTTTGGCCTGTCGGCGATGCCCTCGCGCGAGGCGTTCACGTACAGCTTCGCGCGCTACGCGGAGATCGTCGATGGCCTGCTCGAGCAGCTCGGTGCGAGGCGTTATGCGCTCTATGTGATGGATTATGGCGCGCCGACGGGCTTCCGGCTCGCGCTCAGGCATCCCGAGCGGGTGACGGCGCTCATCACCCAGAATGGCAACGCCTATGAAGAGGGCCTCCAGGCGTTCTGGGATCCCATCAAGGCGCTGTGGGCCGACAATTCACCCGAGCGTCGCGACGTGGTGCGGCCCTTCATGACACTCGAGGGCACCCGGTCCCAGTACGTCAATGGCGTCAAGGACGTGTCCCGCCTCGATCCGGCGGCCTGGCTTCATGATCAGCTCTTCCTGGACCGGCCGGGCAGCATCGAGATCCAACTGGATCTCATCTACGACTACCGGAACAACGTGGCGCTCTATCCGAAGTTCCATGAGTTCTTCCGGACGTACCAGCCGCCCACGTTGATCGCCTGGGGCGCCAACGACAGCATCTTCCCGCCCGAGGGCGCGAAGGCCTTCCTGCGCGATCTGCCCAACGCCGAGCTCCACCTGCTCGACACCGGGCACTTCGCCCTCGAGGACAAGGCCGACGAGATCGTGCCGTTGATGCGCGACTTCCTGGCGCGCCATCTGCCGGCCTGAGCCGGGCCTTCGTCCCTCAGTCCGCGCAGGCGCGCTGCCGGCGGGCGAACTCCGCCTTGAGGTGGGGGGCCGCGAAGTCGAAGAAGGCGCGGACCTTCGGCACGGACAGCCGCCCCTCCGGGGTGATGAGATGCACCGGGAGCGGCGCGGGCTCGTCCCCGGCCAGGATGATCCGGAGCCTGCCCGCGGCCACCTCGTCGGCGATCTGATACGAGAGGACGCGCGTGATGCCGCGGCCCTCCAGCGCGGACTCCACCGCCGCCTCCACCGTGTTGACCACGAGCCTCGGTTCGATCGTCACGTGCCGGGTCCCGCTCGAGCCACTCACCGGGGGGAAGTTCCAGGACTCCTGTCCGAACGCGGTCATCTGGATGCAGCGCTGGTGCACGAGATCGGCCGTGGATTCGATGGGCGCGGCCGAATCGAGATAGGCGGGCGAGGCACAGAGCACCTTGCGGACTTCACCCACGCGCGTGGCGATGAGGGTGGAGTCGGGCAGGTGCGCGATGCGCAAGCCCACGTCGAGTCCTTCATCCACGAGGCTCACGGTGCGATCGAGCAGCAGCAGGCGGGCCTTCACCGTGGGGTGCTGATCGAGAAAGGCGTCGAGGATGGGGCGGAGGATGCGGGCTCCGCTGACGAGGGGCGCGGTGATGGAGAGCAGGCCCCGGGGCGCGCCGCGCTCGCCCGCCGCGAGCATGTCGGCTTCCTCGAGGTCGGTCAGGATGCGGCGGCACGCGGCCGCGTAG
Above is a window of Cystobacter fuscus DNA encoding:
- a CDS encoding Imm26 family immunity protein, with translation MRKQKHTTGSFVRIVLADGSFAYARLLESPYAAFYNYRTTSPDSDLDRIASSSILFRIAIRHLALNAWEVIGRRDLEEQLTQPVVQFMQDLGDFRRCNIFDTAGHERAAEPQECVGVERAAVWEQESVEERLLDTFLGRPNADEEHLKVRLH
- a CDS encoding GxGYxYP domain-containing protein, with amino-acid sequence MKIDRWARWAPVFAMTLSAWGMCRPAVALAAGLTWPANQVLPSFTAPAATLDVMDLTAANADEAALFTTLKGLVNRTQPRIFTYDTAVRGQDGKYGWLNSLGLGYTDVADNWSLLSKYRSEVAGIVVYDTAVPDTLNLATTIAGLGNGVVASPALVARLTSAPYNLPILVDLRGRFTTKLQVYQYLYDNYWSQVTHRVIIGLAPDIKGFLRDYATATKMAVVWLDPRVAAEDSLLRKFLVAMPYGSGGIYMGWWPEEASGVQRVSEYGISTVASDFASNLTVFGGTSRTVNVKPVPNKPTLNNKIYITLILSDGDNLQYVEHLFKKFWDSPARGQVPIGWTISPAMLDAMPGVLNYLYATATPNDNLISGPTGLGYTYPNYWGNASHLDNYVSLTGDYMNRSGLKVLTVWNKIDGATNTNVGNSFAYNAPALLGLTAQNAGGGITVYNNVMPSQGLNATYCPTESSMISEINKAISGWNGTSPRFVSIQANPWEGNSVQSFVNVVNAFKGNGNLVFVRPDNYFQLMRESYLLPTDPSTVVKTYEAETTSYAASPFSHTVGRSSDNGWTANVSQDNAGMMLYGPYVSTFPAGPLSTTFKMKIDVNTGNNDHVVTLDIRDATTAQVLTSFDVYRHQFKASGVYQDFSLTYENVAGHQLEFRADYKDQAAINIDKVTTTTRLGQYEAEGAVVAHHAGRSSGDGWQASPSLDAAGHMVYGPYDAQVPVGNRKVTFRVKTDNNSLGAQVVATVDVRDNTTGTVLASMDLTSQQFAAAHQYQDFRLSFPQTVLNRVLEYRVHFPKTATITVDKITLH
- a CDS encoding YbaN family protein, which encodes MEPRSPSVDEERNQRFRPFFTAIGFICVGLGMLGAFLPLLPATPFLLLALWAFSRSSPRFHHWLYTHPHFGSRLQEWNQYGTVPVKVKASAISAMGVSFALMAFVLRVKWPVLALSGSLMLVGAAYILSRPSRPPG
- a CDS encoding GNAT family N-acetyltransferase translates to MDQTSPAIVVRDYRPTDVDALMALFRTAVLQVARRDYTEAQVRAWAERMDRERWLERLAARPTFVAEVGGQIAGFSDLEPDGHIDMLFVHADHQGRGVASALFEHILARAKVAGLERLYTEASLTARPFFERRGFTVLAAQDVPVAGEVLRNFRMERAL
- a CDS encoding alpha/beta fold hydrolase, which produces MSATPSTRLPVTHHRTTKVEGLEIFYREAGPADAPVVVLLHGYPSSSHMYRNLIPALADRYHVIAPDLPGFGLSAMPSREAFTYSFARYAEIVDGLLEQLGARRYALYVMDYGAPTGFRLALRHPERVTALITQNGNAYEEGLQAFWDPIKALWADNSPERRDVVRPFMTLEGTRSQYVNGVKDVSRLDPAAWLHDQLFLDRPGSIEIQLDLIYDYRNNVALYPKFHEFFRTYQPPTLIAWGANDSIFPPEGAKAFLRDLPNAELHLLDTGHFALEDKADEIVPLMRDFLARHLPA
- a CDS encoding LysR family transcriptional regulator, coding for MDRIDAMRVFVSALDEGSLAGAGRVLGRSPAAVTRAITFLENHVGVQLLHRTTRSIRLSEAGERYAAACRRILTDLEEADMLAAGERGAPRGLLSITAPLVSGARILRPILDAFLDQHPTVKARLLLLDRTVSLVDEGLDVGLRIAHLPDSTLIATRVGEVRKVLCASPAYLDSAAPIESTADLVHQRCIQMTAFGQESWNFPPVSGSSGTRHVTIEPRLVVNTVEAAVESALEGRGITRVLSYQIADEVAAGRLRIILAGDEPAPLPVHLITPEGRLSVPKVRAFFDFAAPHLKAEFARRQRACAD